Proteins encoded together in one Streptomyces sp. NA04227 window:
- a CDS encoding condensation domain-containing protein → MRVAMIDRYRPEPGRLVEFVRSAATRVAADTAPASPVPPSFNQLFHVATADRDPDGPRHWLCFAFDLAGEVDLDALHRAFEHFLARHEALRSSFREAPGGAGADGGVQRFVVPAEKYELAREDHGEAGTPEALRDLLAARLAVRCHPLGDPPHLLSVVLRPGSATVFCGFDHGNMDGYSLTLAVHELHESYRAFASGRTPELPPTDSFVTYCAEEQATPAGPPPGRDHQLVAGWAEFFEGCGSTLPSFPLDLGLPHGTRAPQATDIRGLLDVAEADTFEQRCRAAGGTFFTGALTALAVAARRLGATGGIRLCTPMHTRYEDRWRHSMGWFTTVAPLTLDGDGDGDGDGSGDRDVAGGAGGAGGAVAGAARTKSAFAAARRLAEVPVAQVLPALGDSVRREKDDVFMASYIDYRAFPGSERHVEFNAHHVASVTTTDNVQFWFTRTHEGLFLRSRYPATERATVVVREFVETVGAVLREDCRE, encoded by the coding sequence GTGCGCGTCGCCATGATCGACCGCTACCGTCCCGAGCCCGGACGGCTGGTGGAGTTCGTACGGTCCGCCGCGACCCGCGTCGCGGCGGACACGGCACCGGCCTCGCCGGTACCGCCCTCCTTCAACCAGCTCTTCCACGTGGCGACGGCCGACCGCGACCCGGACGGCCCCCGCCACTGGCTCTGCTTCGCCTTCGACCTCGCGGGCGAGGTGGATCTCGACGCGCTGCACAGGGCCTTCGAGCACTTCCTCGCCCGCCACGAGGCCCTGCGCAGCAGCTTCCGCGAGGCGCCGGGCGGGGCCGGTGCGGACGGCGGCGTCCAGCGGTTCGTCGTCCCCGCCGAGAAGTACGAGCTGGCGCGCGAGGACCACGGTGAGGCCGGCACCCCCGAGGCGCTGCGGGACCTGCTCGCCGCGCGCCTCGCGGTCCGCTGCCACCCGCTCGGCGACCCGCCGCACCTGCTGTCGGTCGTCCTGCGCCCCGGCTCGGCCACCGTCTTCTGCGGCTTCGACCACGGCAACATGGACGGCTACTCGCTCACCCTCGCCGTCCACGAACTCCACGAGAGCTACCGGGCGTTCGCCTCCGGCCGCACCCCCGAACTCCCGCCCACCGACAGCTTCGTGACGTACTGCGCCGAGGAACAGGCCACGCCGGCCGGCCCGCCGCCCGGCCGCGACCACCAACTCGTCGCGGGCTGGGCCGAGTTCTTCGAAGGCTGCGGCTCCACCCTGCCGTCCTTCCCCCTCGACCTCGGCCTGCCGCACGGCACCCGCGCCCCACAGGCCACCGATATCCGGGGGCTCCTGGACGTCGCCGAGGCCGACACCTTCGAGCAACGCTGCCGCGCCGCCGGCGGCACCTTCTTCACCGGCGCCCTCACCGCCCTCGCCGTGGCCGCCCGACGTCTCGGCGCCACCGGCGGCATCCGCCTGTGCACCCCGATGCACACGCGGTACGAGGACCGGTGGCGGCACTCGATGGGGTGGTTCACGACGGTCGCACCGCTGACCCTGGACGGGGACGGGGACGGGGACGGGGACGGCAGCGGGGACAGGGATGTCGCCGGTGGTGCGGGAGGCGCGGGCGGGGCGGTGGCGGGTGCGGCTCGTACCAAGTCGGCCTTCGCCGCGGCCCGTCGCCTCGCCGAGGTGCCGGTGGCACAGGTCCTGCCCGCGCTCGGCGACAGTGTGCGGCGCGAGAAGGACGACGTGTTCATGGCCTCGTACATCGACTACCGGGCCTTCCCCGGCAGCGAGCGGCACGTGGAATTCAACGCCCACCACGTCGCCAGCGTCACCACCACGGACAACGTGCAGTTCTGGTTCACGCGTACGCACGAGGGGCTGTTCCTGCGCTCCAGGTACCCGGCGACGGAACGGGCCACAGTGGTGGTCCGGGAGTTCGTGGAGACGGTGGGGGCGGTGTTGCGGGAGGACTGCCGGGAGTAG
- a CDS encoding GlxA family transcriptional regulator — translation MSAGSVAVVVPEDVAVPSWDLYELSIPCTVFGKPQPDLADPWYELRLCGTEEQTPDGAPDDARLGAPASPTGLSLRTSYGLGDLADADTVIVPSVPDACVEEGAPLPEALIAALREASDAGARMVSLCTGAFALAEAGLLNGRRATAHWMHTAQLAERYPKVEVDDSVLYVDDGDVLTSAGLTAGLDLCLHLVRRDLGAHVANQLARRMVVPAHRPGGQAQFIDLSVPETDDRGLAPVLEWARAHLQQPLTVEELARRAAMSPRTFYRRLHAATGTTPLRWLLEQRLGRARMLLESTDLPVERIGELSGLGTANNLRHHFLKQVGVSPSDYRRAFPFAAPAVRRPAQPHD, via the coding sequence ATGAGTGCCGGATCCGTCGCCGTCGTCGTACCCGAGGACGTGGCCGTACCGTCCTGGGATCTCTACGAGTTGAGCATTCCGTGCACCGTCTTCGGCAAGCCGCAGCCCGATCTGGCCGATCCCTGGTACGAGTTGCGGCTGTGCGGCACCGAGGAGCAGACGCCGGACGGCGCACCGGACGACGCACGGCTCGGCGCCCCCGCCTCGCCAACCGGCCTGTCGCTACGCACGAGTTACGGGCTCGGCGACCTCGCCGACGCCGACACGGTGATCGTGCCCTCCGTACCCGACGCGTGCGTGGAGGAAGGCGCACCGCTGCCCGAGGCCCTGATCGCGGCCCTGCGCGAGGCGAGTGACGCGGGTGCCCGCATGGTCTCCCTGTGCACCGGCGCCTTCGCGCTCGCCGAGGCCGGGCTGCTCAACGGGCGGCGTGCGACGGCTCATTGGATGCACACCGCGCAGCTGGCCGAGCGGTACCCGAAGGTCGAGGTGGACGACTCGGTGCTGTACGTGGACGACGGCGACGTACTCACCAGCGCGGGGCTCACCGCCGGGCTCGACCTGTGCCTGCATCTGGTGCGGCGCGACCTCGGCGCACATGTCGCCAACCAGCTCGCGCGGCGGATGGTGGTACCGGCCCACCGTCCGGGCGGCCAGGCGCAGTTCATCGATCTCTCGGTGCCTGAGACGGACGACCGGGGGCTCGCACCCGTACTCGAATGGGCTCGCGCGCATCTCCAACAGCCGTTGACCGTCGAGGAGTTGGCTCGCCGTGCGGCGATGAGTCCCCGGACGTTCTACCGGCGCCTGCACGCGGCCACCGGAACGACTCCCCTTCGGTGGCTCCTGGAACAACGGCTGGGACGGGCCCGTATGTTGCTGGAATCCACCGACCTCCCGGTCGAGAGGATCGGCGAACTGAGCGGCCTCGGCACCGCGAACAACCTCCGCCACCACTTCCTCAAGCAGGTCGGAGTCTCGCCGAGCGACTACCGCCGGGCGTTCCCCTTCGCAGCCCCGGCCGTGCGGCGACCGGCTCAGCCTCACGACTGA
- a CDS encoding NAD(P)-dependent oxidoreductase produces the protein MTGDRQAVTVLGLGSMGSALAAALIERGHPVTVWNRSAAKARPLVDRGARSAATPEEAIAASPLVLACVLDYDALYSVLDPAASALAGKALVNLTSGAPEQAHEAVTWARRHGVDYLDGAIMTTPPGVGSPEMMFLYSGSPTLFETHRPTLAALGDPLFLGTDPGLASLYDAALLGLMWSTMTGWLHGTALVGADRTPATEFTLVAVRWLTAVAGFLTTYAPQVDAGRYPGDDATVDIQITAIGHLIHAAANRGVDNALPELLRTAMRKAKAAGHGSDSFASVIEVLRGGPGEGT, from the coding sequence ATGACCGGCGACCGACAGGCCGTGACCGTACTGGGCCTCGGTTCGATGGGCTCGGCGCTTGCCGCCGCCCTGATCGAGCGGGGCCATCCGGTCACCGTGTGGAACCGCTCGGCCGCCAAGGCGCGGCCGCTGGTCGACCGCGGTGCCCGGTCGGCCGCCACCCCCGAGGAGGCGATCGCGGCGAGCCCGCTGGTCCTCGCCTGCGTACTCGACTACGACGCGCTGTACTCCGTCCTCGACCCCGCCGCCTCCGCTCTCGCGGGCAAGGCCCTGGTCAACCTCACCTCCGGCGCGCCGGAGCAGGCCCACGAGGCCGTCACCTGGGCCCGCCGCCACGGTGTCGACTACCTCGACGGCGCGATCATGACCACCCCGCCCGGCGTAGGCAGCCCCGAGATGATGTTCCTCTACAGCGGCTCACCCACCCTCTTCGAAACCCACCGCCCGACCCTCGCGGCCCTGGGCGACCCGCTGTTCCTGGGCACCGACCCGGGCCTGGCCTCCCTCTACGACGCGGCGCTCCTCGGCCTGATGTGGTCGACCATGACCGGCTGGCTGCACGGCACCGCACTGGTCGGCGCGGACCGGACCCCGGCCACCGAGTTCACCCTCGTCGCGGTCCGCTGGCTGACGGCGGTGGCGGGGTTCCTGACCACCTACGCACCTCAGGTGGACGCGGGCCGTTACCCCGGCGACGACGCCACCGTCGACATCCAGATCACCGCCATCGGCCACCTCATCCACGCCGCCGCCAACCGGGGCGTCGACAACGCCCTGCCCGAACTGCTGCGGACCGCGATGCGGAAGGCGAAGGCCGCGGGACACGGCTCCGACAGTTTCGCCAGTGTGATCGAGGTGCTGCGGGGCGGGCCGGGGGAGGGCACGTGA
- a CDS encoding 2OG-Fe(II) oxygenase yields MSAELRDRFFALSAGEASAEDVARYRAEVDATDTAPAATLDGLAVCWHPTARFKAVRYVDAERIDAAVRDHFARAGEAAPHLAAVFVDPRELSFRTFENIVPLDRWFQGTELPLALGEPEKLTDGAYTARLRLPEAARARLEGLDTLNLYVPPLNSGTRGGERYIFHSALLAEALTAAVGEALPKELLDGFSHVNPVFRCNRFEPGDSNFHRHRDTPYYDAARGQVSRYTVLLYLTGGAGDSGDPVLDLTGGAALTEIGDFTCVVFDQKYEHEGAPFTDGRKVFLRTELIFTDPEVTHDPEIGALFSKACYLTGESLFAPELARHADAYYNRVAAAHWSGLSEGATQQPYVHKQFKGVHFLANGFDFWFPKSESLALTECAALTLLDYFNCKIGDSAFRDLCETEVIEAADEAWIPGFLKEKSVTRGAGSPAVAAFDKSLLFPESEEENSACCPFHSWGEFDATRFDEIVDLNERAQSFTKSHIMPAPILMLGEDVVLDPDKFLVRGNQIHILGKESLTPVNFAACWNSGGYPANYIDVAATVDTAHFLVPPILFTETEDHYHLRFDFFRNTWTKHQQSRVPVPMIRDVTDMDFDPDDYDSDVTPDEAYPWMTAVDPALIKGGSDDHPKPWWADGDPLVDELYAEYSEFEEEMEDRYYDEEEDEDDDGGEDDGEQSDEGADEDSEEGDDGVGRDEGDEDVDGVGGGNADGGEQLARS; encoded by the coding sequence GTGAGCGCCGAACTCCGCGACCGATTCTTCGCCCTCTCGGCCGGTGAGGCCTCTGCCGAGGACGTCGCCCGCTATCGCGCCGAAGTCGACGCCACCGACACCGCACCCGCCGCGACTCTCGACGGCCTCGCGGTCTGCTGGCACCCCACCGCCCGCTTCAAGGCGGTGCGTTACGTCGACGCCGAACGGATCGACGCCGCCGTACGCGACCACTTCGCCCGCGCGGGCGAGGCGGCGCCGCACCTGGCGGCCGTCTTCGTCGACCCGCGCGAACTGTCCTTCCGCACCTTCGAGAACATCGTCCCGCTGGACCGCTGGTTCCAGGGCACCGAGCTGCCACTCGCCCTCGGCGAACCGGAGAAGCTCACCGACGGCGCGTACACCGCCCGCCTGCGCCTGCCCGAGGCGGCCCGCGCCCGGCTCGAAGGCCTCGACACCCTGAACCTGTACGTCCCGCCGCTCAACTCCGGCACCCGGGGCGGCGAACGCTACATCTTCCACTCGGCCCTGCTCGCCGAGGCCCTGACCGCTGCGGTCGGCGAAGCCCTGCCCAAGGAACTGCTCGACGGCTTCTCGCACGTCAACCCGGTCTTCCGCTGCAACCGCTTCGAACCCGGCGACAGCAACTTCCACCGCCACCGCGACACCCCGTACTACGACGCCGCGCGCGGCCAGGTGTCCCGCTACACGGTGCTGCTCTACCTGACGGGCGGCGCGGGCGACTCCGGTGACCCCGTACTCGACCTGACAGGCGGCGCCGCACTCACCGAGATCGGGGACTTCACCTGTGTCGTCTTCGACCAGAAGTACGAGCACGAGGGGGCGCCGTTCACCGACGGCCGCAAGGTCTTCCTGCGCACCGAACTGATCTTCACCGACCCCGAGGTCACCCACGACCCCGAGATCGGCGCCCTGTTCAGCAAGGCCTGCTACCTCACCGGCGAAAGCCTCTTCGCCCCCGAACTGGCCCGCCACGCCGACGCCTACTACAACCGGGTCGCCGCCGCCCACTGGTCCGGCCTGAGCGAAGGCGCCACCCAACAGCCTTACGTCCACAAGCAGTTCAAGGGCGTGCACTTCCTCGCGAACGGCTTCGACTTCTGGTTCCCCAAGAGCGAGTCCCTCGCCCTCACCGAATGCGCGGCACTCACTCTCCTCGACTACTTCAACTGCAAGATCGGCGACTCGGCCTTCCGCGACCTGTGCGAGACCGAGGTGATCGAGGCCGCGGACGAGGCGTGGATCCCTGGCTTCCTCAAGGAGAAGTCGGTTACCCGCGGCGCCGGTTCACCGGCCGTCGCCGCCTTCGACAAGTCACTCCTCTTCCCCGAGTCGGAGGAGGAGAACAGCGCCTGCTGCCCGTTCCACTCCTGGGGCGAGTTCGACGCCACCCGCTTCGACGAGATCGTCGACCTGAACGAACGGGCCCAGAGCTTCACCAAGTCGCACATCATGCCCGCGCCGATCCTGATGCTCGGTGAGGACGTCGTCCTCGACCCGGACAAGTTCCTGGTCCGGGGCAACCAGATCCACATCCTCGGCAAGGAGTCGCTGACCCCGGTCAACTTCGCCGCCTGCTGGAACTCCGGCGGCTACCCGGCCAACTACATCGACGTCGCGGCCACCGTCGACACGGCCCACTTCCTGGTCCCCCCGATCCTCTTCACCGAGACCGAGGACCACTACCACCTGCGCTTCGACTTCTTCCGCAACACCTGGACGAAGCACCAGCAGTCCCGCGTCCCGGTCCCCATGATCCGCGACGTGACCGACATGGACTTCGACCCCGACGACTACGACTCCGACGTAACCCCCGACGAGGCCTACCCCTGGATGACCGCCGTCGACCCCGCCCTGATCAAGGGCGGCTCCGACGATCATCCGAAGCCCTGGTGGGCGGACGGGGATCCGCTGGTCGACGAACTCTACGCGGAGTACTCGGAGTTCGAGGAGGAGATGGAGGACCGGTACTACGACGAGGAGGAGGACGAGGACGACGACGGGGGCGAGGACGACGGCGAGCAGTCGGATGAGGGCGCGGATGAGGACTCGGAAGAGGGGGATGACGGTGTCGGACGGGACGAGGGTGACGAGGACGTTGACGGAGTCGGGGGCGGGAATGCGGACGGGGGAGAGCAACTAGCTCGGTCGTGA
- the tgmC gene encoding ATP-grasp peptide maturase system methyltransferase, whose amino-acid sequence MTTDPAALRRALAEHITASGSLTEPGWRAAVESVPREVFLGSAVFRPDGTAWEPVRRGDTDEDAWLRMVYGDQTWVTQVEGVHADATGAPVSGSPTSSSTLPSLVVRMLEEAGISERDRVLEIGTGTGYSTAVLCHRLGSERITSVEYDRDVADRAAAALRECGYAPTLVIGDGLLGHRPRAPYDALVATCAVRTVPFSWMTQVREGGTLTTTISGWMLASGLVRLTLSEDGGASGRFTGDQVSYMLARPHERPPCAACFQHYGTARECFIDPHELENWTGRFVAQLAAPSAELMTTGDGVLLVDVATGSQAWTEAHGRTWIVHQHGPLRLWDQVEAAVSTWHQAGAPDQSAFGMSVTPDHTQHVWIGAPDGPSWPLPA is encoded by the coding sequence ATGACAACCGACCCCGCGGCGTTGCGGCGCGCGCTTGCCGAGCACATCACCGCGAGCGGATCACTGACCGAGCCGGGATGGCGGGCGGCAGTCGAGTCCGTTCCCCGGGAGGTGTTTCTCGGTTCCGCCGTCTTCCGGCCGGATGGCACCGCCTGGGAGCCGGTGCGACGTGGCGACACCGACGAGGACGCATGGCTTCGGATGGTCTACGGCGATCAGACGTGGGTCACGCAGGTCGAAGGCGTCCACGCCGACGCCACGGGCGCGCCTGTGTCCGGCAGCCCTACGTCGTCGTCCACGCTGCCGTCGCTCGTCGTCCGGATGCTCGAAGAGGCAGGCATCAGCGAGAGAGACAGGGTGCTGGAGATCGGCACCGGGACCGGGTATTCCACCGCTGTGTTGTGCCATCGCCTCGGGTCCGAGCGCATCACCTCCGTCGAGTACGACCGGGACGTGGCCGACCGTGCCGCCGCCGCTCTCCGAGAATGCGGATACGCGCCGACCCTCGTGATCGGGGACGGGCTTCTCGGGCACCGGCCGAGAGCCCCGTACGACGCCCTCGTAGCCACCTGCGCCGTGCGGACCGTTCCCTTCTCCTGGATGACGCAGGTCCGCGAGGGCGGGACCCTCACCACCACCATCAGCGGGTGGATGCTCGCGTCCGGGCTGGTCCGCCTGACCCTGAGCGAGGACGGCGGTGCGTCCGGCCGTTTCACGGGCGACCAGGTGTCCTACATGTTGGCCCGACCCCATGAGCGGCCGCCCTGTGCCGCCTGCTTCCAGCACTACGGGACAGCCCGTGAATGCTTCATCGACCCTCATGAGCTGGAGAATTGGACCGGAAGGTTCGTGGCCCAATTGGCCGCCCCCTCGGCTGAGCTGATGACGACCGGAGACGGAGTGCTCCTGGTGGACGTCGCCACCGGATCCCAGGCGTGGACAGAAGCTCACGGCCGGACGTGGATCGTGCATCAGCACGGGCCGCTACGGCTCTGGGACCAAGTCGAAGCCGCCGTCTCCACATGGCACCAGGCAGGAGCACCCGACCAGTCCGCCTTCGGCATGTCGGTCACGCCCGACCACACACAACACGTGTGGATCGGTGCTCCCGACGGCCCGTCCTGGCCCCTGCCCGCGTAG
- the tgmB gene encoding ATP-grasp ribosomal peptide maturase: MLVVTRLDDVTADLVIEELNRRDVPVARLDPGDFPTDVTVGATFDGSGMGGTLRTRSRIVELSAVRSVYWRRPSPYSSASGLNRQGARWCADQARYGLGGVLAALPRAHYLNHPWRNRDAEYKPTQLAMAARCGLNVPPTLITNDPARAREYACEYAPVIYKPLWNSDFTGVDARAATVWIEDVAPDTIDAGVSRTAHLFQQRVRKTADIRLTAVADQQFAVRIDGSPGVDWRRHYDSLSYTAIETPTDVAQGVRSYLDAFGLVYGAFDFGLGTDGRWWLYECNPNGQWAWFPDPICQPITTALADQLEYAGERA, encoded by the coding sequence GTGCTCGTCGTCACGCGCCTGGACGACGTGACGGCGGATCTGGTGATCGAAGAGCTGAACCGGCGTGATGTACCCGTCGCCCGTCTCGACCCGGGCGACTTCCCCACGGACGTGACGGTTGGCGCCACGTTCGACGGCTCGGGTATGGGCGGCACGCTGCGCACGCGGAGCCGCATTGTCGAACTCAGCGCGGTGCGCTCCGTCTACTGGCGTCGCCCCAGTCCGTACTCGTCCGCGTCCGGGCTGAACCGACAGGGCGCGCGCTGGTGTGCGGATCAGGCCCGCTACGGGCTCGGCGGTGTTCTGGCGGCGCTCCCCCGCGCGCACTACCTCAATCACCCCTGGCGGAACCGGGATGCCGAGTACAAGCCGACCCAGCTCGCGATGGCGGCACGCTGTGGGCTCAACGTGCCGCCGACCCTGATCACCAACGACCCCGCCCGCGCCCGCGAGTACGCCTGCGAGTATGCGCCGGTGATCTACAAGCCGCTCTGGAACAGCGACTTCACCGGTGTCGACGCGCGCGCCGCCACGGTATGGATCGAGGACGTCGCCCCTGACACCATCGACGCCGGAGTATCGCGAACGGCGCACCTGTTCCAGCAGCGAGTGCGGAAGACAGCTGACATACGGCTGACGGCTGTGGCTGATCAGCAGTTCGCCGTTCGCATCGACGGATCGCCGGGCGTGGACTGGCGGCGCCACTACGACTCACTGTCCTACACCGCGATCGAGACGCCGACCGACGTGGCCCAGGGCGTGCGCTCCTATCTCGACGCCTTCGGGCTCGTCTACGGAGCGTTCGACTTCGGCCTCGGCACCGATGGCCGATGGTGGCTGTACGAGTGCAACCCGAACGGTCAATGGGCCTGGTTTCCGGACCCCATCTGCCAGCCCATCACCACAGCCCTTGCCGACCAGCTGGAGTACGCAGGAGAGCGAGCATGA
- the tgmA gene encoding putative ATP-grasp-modified RiPP has product MAVATKDTPWGVRRMKPFPSSAVVPAALVVLDPETQTGRWLTEDGATLPAWDRHKRSETSKETNTRTSLDGNSDQGSDQQGDSD; this is encoded by the coding sequence ATGGCAGTGGCCACGAAGGACACCCCGTGGGGAGTCCGCCGGATGAAGCCCTTCCCAAGCAGTGCGGTTGTACCGGCGGCCCTCGTCGTCCTGGACCCCGAGACGCAGACCGGCCGATGGCTCACCGAGGACGGCGCCACGCTCCCGGCATGGGACAGGCACAAGAGGTCGGAAACGTCGAAGGAGACGAACACGCGGACCAGCCTGGACGGCAACTCCGATCAGGGCAGCGATCAGCAGGGAGACAGTGACTGA
- a CDS encoding ATP-binding protein, producing the protein MLPGASESVRRARQFTDKFLAHHAPAADTDHIDTVILVTSELVTNAIRYGTEPGDSVRVVLDANATRTRIEVHDPVRRRPRTRPASDTRERGRGLLILDALCPGQWGTYDIPFGKAVWADVAAR; encoded by the coding sequence GTGCTCCCTGGCGCTTCCGAATCCGTGAGAAGAGCCCGCCAGTTCACGGATAAGTTCCTGGCCCATCACGCACCGGCGGCGGACACGGATCACATCGACACCGTCATCCTCGTCACCAGCGAACTGGTCACCAACGCCATCCGCTACGGCACCGAGCCAGGCGACTCTGTCCGTGTCGTCCTCGACGCCAACGCCACACGAACCCGCATCGAAGTGCACGACCCCGTACGGCGCCGACCGCGCACTCGACCCGCGTCGGACACCCGAGAGCGCGGGCGCGGTCTGCTCATCCTCGACGCCCTGTGTCCCGGGCAATGGGGCACGTACGACATCCCGTTCGGCAAAGCGGTGTGGGCCGACGTGGCGGCGCGATGA
- a CDS encoding GNAT family N-acetyltransferase, producing MHPVNRASSRLLLRELTTDDVDAVFAVYGSPEATEHLSFEPRSVSEVRDIVSRSIASSRAVPRSEYALAVVRRDADEIIGADEVIGFGRLATDPHQPSGATMGFALRPEVWRAGYGLETVRLLLGLAFDDLGLHRVWGARSPANVASAVTMNRAGMVEEGRIREHVQKGGVWRDSVVHSILEREWAAR from the coding sequence GTGCACCCAGTGAACCGAGCGAGCAGCCGTCTGCTGCTGCGTGAGCTGACGACGGACGACGTGGACGCCGTGTTCGCGGTCTACGGAAGCCCGGAGGCGACGGAGCACCTGTCCTTCGAGCCGAGATCGGTCTCCGAAGTACGCGACATCGTCTCCCGTTCCATCGCCTCGTCCCGTGCCGTTCCCCGAAGCGAGTACGCGCTGGCCGTCGTAAGGCGAGACGCGGACGAGATCATCGGGGCGGACGAGGTCATCGGGTTCGGCAGGTTGGCCACCGATCCTCATCAACCGTCGGGGGCCACGATGGGGTTCGCGCTGCGTCCCGAGGTGTGGCGGGCCGGGTACGGCCTGGAGACGGTTCGGCTGCTGCTCGGACTCGCCTTCGACGACTTGGGCCTGCACCGCGTCTGGGGCGCTCGCTCACCGGCCAACGTGGCCTCGGCCGTGACCATGAACCGGGCAGGGATGGTGGAGGAGGGGCGTATTCGCGAGCACGTACAGAAGGGCGGGGTGTGGCGCGATTCGGTGGTGCACTCGATCCTGGAGCGTGAGTGGGCGGCACGGTAA
- the sigJ gene encoding RNA polymerase sigma factor SigJ, with protein MALIASDVDRFEAARPRLEAIAYRLLGSASEAEDAVQETFLRWQAADVGRIEVPEAWLTKVLTNFCLNQLTSARARRETYVGAWLPEPLLAGDPMLGPADTAEQRESVSYAVLVLLERLSPNERAVYVLREAFDYPHREIAEILDITEAASQQIFHRAKKHVADGKSRTRIDEAAAQRIVEEFLAAATSGHTEPLVRLLTEDAVSFGDGGGKVPARARVVQGALAVAGFLRGVFQPSDAKRAVIGGAPGFYAAIVNGGAAAVAVVDGVVVGITCLDVTADGIAAVRNQVNPDKLVRATERWAAADHREPPLYTL; from the coding sequence ATGGCGCTGATCGCGAGTGACGTGGACCGGTTCGAGGCTGCCAGGCCCCGGCTGGAGGCCATCGCCTACCGGCTGCTCGGTTCGGCGAGTGAGGCGGAGGACGCGGTGCAGGAGACGTTCCTGCGCTGGCAGGCGGCCGACGTCGGGCGGATCGAGGTGCCCGAGGCCTGGTTGACGAAGGTGCTCACCAACTTCTGCCTCAATCAGCTCACTTCGGCGCGCGCCCGCCGGGAGACGTACGTGGGTGCGTGGCTGCCCGAGCCGCTGCTCGCCGGGGACCCGATGCTCGGTCCCGCCGACACGGCCGAGCAGCGGGAGTCGGTGTCGTACGCCGTTCTCGTACTGCTTGAGCGGTTGTCGCCCAACGAGCGGGCGGTGTACGTGCTGCGTGAGGCCTTCGACTACCCGCACCGGGAGATCGCCGAGATACTCGACATCACCGAGGCCGCGAGCCAGCAGATCTTCCACCGGGCCAAGAAGCACGTCGCGGACGGCAAGTCGCGCACCCGGATCGACGAGGCCGCCGCACAGCGGATCGTCGAGGAGTTCCTGGCCGCGGCGACCAGCGGCCACACCGAACCCCTCGTACGGCTGCTCACCGAGGACGCCGTGTCGTTCGGTGACGGCGGCGGCAAGGTCCCGGCTCGCGCGCGAGTGGTCCAGGGCGCGCTCGCGGTCGCCGGCTTCCTGCGCGGTGTTTTCCAGCCGAGCGACGCCAAGCGGGCCGTTATCGGCGGGGCACCGGGGTTCTATGCCGCGATCGTCAACGGTGGGGCCGCCGCGGTGGCGGTCGTGGACGGCGTCGTCGTCGGCATCACCTGCCTGGACGTCACCGCGGACGGCATCGCCGCGGTCCGCAACCAGGTCAACCCCGACAAGCTCGTCCGCGCGACCGAACGGTGGGCGGCCGCGGATCACCGGGAGCCCCCGCTCTACACCCTGTGA